The proteins below come from a single Dermacentor albipictus isolate Rhodes 1998 colony chromosome 7, USDA_Dalb.pri_finalv2, whole genome shotgun sequence genomic window:
- the LOC135899680 gene encoding uncharacterized protein: protein MKGTEETTAIFIAAIFAVLTVSCSPSSYNQCPACLWLPEYRPPSALRQNARNARCFDGSRSTAKRPAERSRAGGGVLQQPEGDDVTSHRDAGPVKAELSAARSASELRRKGMAREEDHQLVSDAAISGAISSLKNIYFTEEFELAQWQWSPFALNLTSLYFSVEGTFEPFTRYCKGVDAMVDAELEFNWVVNAECTIGDQEDFLGAARVYFNQGVAKVQFKLNSSSENETFTLRPAAVRPTRQGTISTRFYAMEARYYMESVHILVNQLVKLYANDILSWMSERFVIENVLEWEMNKMAPFYLGF from the exons ATGAAAG GGACAGAAGAGACTACGGCAATATTTATCGCCGCCATCTTCGCTGTTCTGACGGTTTCATGCTCGCCTTCTTCTTACAACCAATGTCCAG cttgcctgtggttaccggaataccggccaccttcggcgctacgacagaatgctcgcaacgcacgctgcttcgatggctctcggtcgacggccaagcggccagcggagaggtctcgcgcgggaggaggcgtgctccaacaaccggaaggcgacgatgtgacgtcgcatcgtgacgcagggccagtgaaggcggagcttagcgccgctcgctcggcgagcgagttgaggaggaaaggcatggctagggaggagg accacCAGCTCGTATCGGACGCTGCGATTAGCGGCGCCATCTCTTCACTGAAGAACATCTACTTCACTGAGGAATTCGAGCTTGCGCAATGGCAGTGGAGCCCTTTCGCCCTTAATTTAACATCATTATACTTCTCCGTAGAGGGCACTTTCGAGCCTTTTACGCGATACTGCAAAGGAGTAGACGCCATGGTGGATGCGGAACTTGAGTTTAACTGGGTCGTCAATGCAGAATGCACTATTGGAGATCAGGAAGACTTCCTGGGAGCTGCTCGTGTGTATTTCAACCAAGGGGTAGCCAAGGTCCAGTTCAAGTTGAACTCATCCTCAGAAAATGAAACTTTCACGTTGCGCCCAGCAGCAGTGCGTCCCACGAGGCAAGGGACTATTTCAACCAGATTCTACGCCATGGAGGCGAGATATTACATGGAATCTGTGCATATTCTGGTGAACCAGTTGGTTAAGCTCTATGCAAATGATATACTTAGCTGGATGTCGGAGCGTTTTGTTATTGAGAACGTTTTAGAGTGGGAAATGAATAAAATGGCGCCCTTTTACCTAGGATTCTAG